A region of Meleagris gallopavo isolate NT-WF06-2002-E0010 breed Aviagen turkey brand Nicholas breeding stock chromosome 29, Turkey_5.1, whole genome shotgun sequence DNA encodes the following proteins:
- the SCN4A gene encoding sodium channel protein type 4 subunit alpha isoform X2: MKRKVLWGRAQASRKQNESMAGLPYIPGPENLRPFTPASLAAIEQRIAEAKALKLKKQQVEVPEEEELKPSSDLEAGKNLPLIYGDPPLELIGTPLEDLDPFYKDKKTFIVLNKGKSIFRFSATPALYLLGPFHPIRRGAIKVLIHSYPCFSCKLFSMFIMITILTNCVFMTMSNPPAWSKNVEYTFTGIYTFESLVKILSRGFCINDFTFLRDPWNWLDFMVISMAYITEFVDLGNISALRTFRVLRALKTITVIPGLKTIVGALIQSVKKLSDVMILTVFCLSVFALIGLQLFMGNLRHKCVRWPPLNDTLVGDFGLGDTTLANATLYGNFTDGIDGNFTGNSTFDFEAYINDEANFYFLEGALDALLCGNSSDAGKCPEGYVCMKTGRNPNYGYTSYDTFSWAFLSLFRLMTQDFWENLFQLTLRAAGKTYMIFFVVVIFLGSFYLINLILAVVAMAYAEQNDATMLEAQQKEEEFQQLMEQLKKHQEEQEKQLQDKQSSSSSLQSSVAGKKSDSDLNSDQDKAKDCNGQVVPKVVLQRSATVIEFNPANETEKSGSNHLTVGNQDGPGLEKRVGSAVSVISNTMEELEEAHQKCPSWWYKFAHMFLVWDCCYPWLKLKEFVKLVVMDPFVDLGITICIVLNTLFMAMEHYPMTEEFENVLTVGNLVFTGIFTAEMVLKLIALDPYEYFQQGWNIFDSIIVTLSLVELGLANVQGLSVLRSFRLLRVFKLAKSWPTLNMLIKIIGNSVGALGNLTLVLAIIVFIFAVVGMQLFGKSYMECVCKISLDCTLPRWHMHDFFHSFLIVFRILCGEWIETMWDCMEVAGQTMCLIVFMMVMVIGNLVVLNLFLALLLSSFSADSLAASDDDGEMNNLQIAIGRITRGIDFVKSSVLMLLRRLWKGKKVAPEEEQEPSKGDNSVLNHVDSSPDPKPDYMDGVAGKEYLLMDELDHMNFINNPNLTVQVPIASEESDLYEETSTQSDTEDAKNPLSSDNTSSLCSTVDYKPPLPEEEEVAEEAEESNEPEECFTEGCVKRFPCLHVDVTSDRGKIWWNIRKTCFLIVEHDWFETFIVFMILLSSGALAFEDIYIEQRKVIRTILEYADKVFSYIFVIEMLLKWVAYGFKVYFTNAWCWLDFLIVDVSLISLTANWLGYSELGAIKSLRTLRALRPLRALSRFEGMRVVVNALLGAIPSIMNVLLVCLIFWLIFSIMGVNLFAGKYYRCVNTTTGDLFDISVVNNKSDCLALLHTNEVRWVNVKVNFDNVGLGYLSLLQVATFKGWMDIMYAAVDSREIEEQPVYEINLYMYIYFVIFIIFGAFFTLNLFIGVIIDNFNQQKKKFGGKDIFMTEEQKKYYNAMKKLGSKKPQKPIPRPSNKFQGMVFDFVTKQVFDITIMILICLNMVTMMVETDDQSETKTDILYKINLVFIVIFTGECVLKMFALRYYFFTIGWNIFDFVVVILSIAGIVLSDIIEKYFVSPTLFRVIRLARIGRVLRLIRGAKGIRTLLFALMMSLPALFNIGLLLFLVMFIYSIFGMSNFAYVKKEAGIDDIFNFETFGNSIICLFQITTSAGWDGLLSPILNSGPPDCDPNLENPGSSIKGNCGNPSIGIFFFCSYIIISFLIVVNMYIAIILENFNVATEESSEPLCEDDFEMFYEIWEKFDPDATQFIAYSTLSDFVDTLQEPLKIPKPNKIKLITMDLPMVAGDKIHCLDILFALTKEVLGDSGEMDALKDTMEEKFMAANPSKVSYEPITTTLKRKHEEVCATKIQRAFRRYLLRRSVKQASYMYRHSKDVEALLGDAPEKEGLIATKMHEIYGNSGTDAEVGAAIDLAPVPSSETQSAPVEAKPAGGQRVVKESLV, translated from the exons ATGAAGAGGAAGGTGCTTTGGG GTCGGGCGCAggcgtcccgcaagcagaaTGAAAGCATGGCCGGCCTGCCGTACATCCCGGGCCCCGAGAACCTGCGCCCTTTCACCCCCGCCTCGCTGGCTGCCATTGAGCAGCGCATCGCCGAGGCAAAGGCACTCAAGCTAAAGAAGCAGCAGGTGGAGGTGCCTGAGGAAGAGGAGCTCAAGCCCAGCAGTGACCTGGAGGCTGGCAAGAACCTGCCCCTCATCTATGGGGATCCCCCCTTGGAGCTCATCGGGACCCCCCTGGAGGACCTGGACCCTTTCTACAAGGATAAGAAG acaTTCATAGTCCTCAACAAAGGGAAGTCCATCTTCCGCTTCTCGGCAACTCCTGCGCTCTACCTGCTGGGGCCCTTCCACCCCATCCGGAGAGGAGCCATCAAAGTGCTCATCCATTCATATCCTTGCTTCA GTTGTAAATTATTCAGCATGTTCATCATGATCACCATTTTAACCAACTGTGTGTTTATGACGATGAGCAACCCCCCGGCGTGGTCCAAGAACGTGGA ATACACCTTCACTGGAATATACACCTTCGAGTCCCTCGTCAAGATACTGTCAAGAGGTTTCTGCATCAATGACTTTACATTCCTGCGCGACCCGTGGAACTGGCTGGACTTCATGGTCATCTCCATGGC CTACATCACTGAGTTTGTGGACCTGGGGAACATCTCTGCTCTCAGAACCTTCCGTGTCCTCCGTGCCTTGAAAACCATCACGGTGATCCCAG GGCTGAAGACGATCGTGGGGGCACTGATCCAGTCGGTGAAGAAGCTCTCGGATGTCATGATCCTCACTGTCTTCTGCCTGAGCGTCTTCGCCCTCATCGGCCTCCAGCTCTTCATGGGGAACCTCCGGCACAAGTGTGTGAGGTGGCCGCCCCTCAATGACACTTTGGTGGGGGACTTTGGGCTGGGCGACACCACGTTGGCCAACGCAACGCTCTACGGCAACTTCACTGATGGCATTGATGGCAACTTCACAGGCAACAGCACCTTCGATTTTGAAGCCTACATCAACGATGAAG CAAATTTCTACTTTCTGGAGGGAGCGCTCGATGCCCTGCTCTGTGGGAACAGCAGCGATGCTGG GAAGTGCCCAGAGGGGTATGTGTGCATGAAGACGGGCAGGAACCCCAACTATGGCTACACCAGCTACGACACCTTCAGCTGGGctttcctctccctcttccGCCTCATGACACAGGACTTCTGGGAGAACCTCTTCCAGCTG ACTCTGCGTGCAGCAGGGAAAACGTACATGATCTTCTTCGTGGTGGTGATATTCCTGGGTTCCTTCTACCTCATCAACCTCATCCTGGCTGTGGTGGCCATGGCCTATGCAGAGCAAAACGATGCCACAATGCTGGAGGcgcagcagaaggaagaggagtTCCAGCAGCTCATGGAGCAGCTGAAGAAGCACCAGGAGGAGCAGGAGAAGCAG TTGCAGGACAAGCAGTCCAGCAGCAGTTCCCTGCAGAGCAGCGTGGCTGGGAAGAAGAGCGACTCGGATCTGAACAGCGACCAGGACAAGGCAAAGGACTGCAATGGGCAGGTGGTCCCCAAGGTCGTGCTGCAGCGCTCTGCCACGGTGATTGAA TTCAACCCAGCCAATGAGACAGAGAAATCAGGCTCCAACCATCTCACCGTGGGCAACCAAGATGGGCCAGGGCTCGAGAAGAGGGTGGGGAGTGCCGTCAGTGTCATCTCCAACACCATGGAAG AGCTGGAGGAAGCTCACCAGAAGTGCCCGTCCTGGTGGTACAAATTTGCCCACATGTTTCTGGTGTGGGACTGCTGCTATCCATGGCTGAAGCTGAAGGAATTTGTCAAACTGGTGGTGATGGACCCCTTCGTGGACCTGGGCATCACCATCTGCATCGTGCTCAACACACTGTTCATGGCCATGGAGCACTACCCCATGACAGAGGAGTTTGAGAACGTGCTGACTGTGGGGAACCTG GTCTTCACGGGGATCTTCACAGCAGAGATGGTGCTGAAGCTCATCGCTCTGGACCCCTATGAGTACTTCCAGCAGGGCTGGAATATCTTTGACAGCATCATCGTCACGTTGAGCCTGGTGGAGCTGGGGCTGGCCAACGTGCAGGGGCTCTCCGTGCTGCGCTCCTTCCGCTTG CTGAGAGTCTTCAAATTGGCCAAGTCTTGGCCCACCCTCAACATGCTCATCAAGATCATCGGCAACTCAGTGGGCGCCCTCGGGAATCTGACACTGGTGCTGGCCATCATCGTCTTCATCTTCGCCGTGGTGGGGATGCAGCTCTTTGGGAAGAGCTACATGGAGTGCGTCTGCAAGATCTCCCTCGACTGCACACTGCCCCGCTGGCACATGCATGACTTCTTCCACTCCTTCCTCATTGTCTTCCGCATCCTATGCGGCGAATGGATCGAGACCATGTGGGACTGCATGGAGGTGGCCGGTCAGACCATGTGCCTCATCGTCTTCATGATGGTCATGGTCATCGGGAACCTGGTG GTGCTCAACCTGTTCTTGGCTTTGCTGCTGAGCTCCTTCAGCGCCGACAGCCTGGCAGCCTCTGATGATGATGGTGAGATGAACAACCTGCAGATCGCCATCGGCCGGATCACCAGGGGCATCGACTTCGTGAAGTCTTCTGTCCTCATGCTGCTCCGAAGGCTGTGGAAGGGCAAAAAGGTGGCCCCGGAGGAAGAGCAGGAGCCCAGCAAAGGGGACAACTCCGTGCTGAACCACGTGGATAGCAGCCCGGATCCCAAGCCAGATTACATGGACGGAGTCGCGGGGAAGGAATATTTGTTGATGGACGAGCTGGACCACATGAATTTCATCAACAATCCCAACCTGACTGTGCAGGTCCCCATCGCCTCGGAGGAGTCCGACCTCTACGAGGAGACGAGCACTCAGTCTGACACTGAGGATGCCAAG AACCCCCTTTCCAGTGACAACACCTCATCCCTGTGCAGCACCGTGGACTACAAGCCACCGCTgcctgaggaggaggaggtggccGAAGAGGCTGAAGAGAGCAATGAGCCCGAGGAGTGCTTCACTGAAG GCTGCGTCAAGAGGTTTCCCTGTCTCCACGTGGACGTCACCAGTGACAGAGGGAAGATCTGGTGGAACATCAGGAAAACCTGCTTCCTCATCGTGGAGCACGACTGGTTTGAGACCTTCATCGTCTTCATGATCCTCCTCAGCAGCGGGGCGCTG GCCTTTGAGGACATCTACATAGAGCAGCGGAAGGTGATCCGCACCATCCTGGAGTACGCTGATAAGGTCTTCTCCTACATCTTCGTCATTGAGATGCTGCTCAAGTGGGTGGCCTATGGCTTCAAGGTCTACTTCACCAACGCGTGGTGCTGGCTGGATTTCCTCATCGTCGAC GTCTCCCTCATCAGCCTGACAGCCAACTGGCTGGGATACTCTGAGCTGGGAGCCATCAAATCTCTGCGGACACTGAGAGCACTGAGACCTCTGCGCGCCCTGTCCAGATTTGAAGGCATGAGG GTGGTGGTAAACGCCTTGCTGGGTGCCATCCCCTCCATCATGAACGTCCTGCTGGTCTGCCTCATCTTCTGGCTGATATTCAGCATCATGGGGGTGAACCTCTTTGCAGGGAAGTACTACCGGTGCGTCAACACCACCACGGGGGACCTCTTTGACATCAGTGTGGTGAACAATAAGAGCGACTGCCTGGCTCTCCTCCACACCAACGAGGTCAGATGGGTCAACGTCAAAGTCAACTTCGACAACGTGGGCTTGGGATACCTGTCCTTGCTGCAGGTG GCGACCTTCAAAGGTTGGATGGACATCATGTACGCCGCTGTGGACTCACGTGAG ATTGAAGAGCAGCCAGTGTACGAGATCAACCTCTACATGTACATCTACTTTGtcatcttcatcatctttgGAGCCTTCTTCACCCTCAACCTCTTCATCGGCGTCATCATTGACAACTTCaaccagcagaagaaaaag TTTGGAGGCAAAGACATCTTCAtgacagaagagcagaagaaatactATAATGCCATGAAGAAGCTCGGCTCCAAGAAACCCCAGAAGCCCATCCCCAGGCCCTCG AACAAGTTTCAAGGGATGGTGTTTGACTTTGTTACCAAGCAAGTGTTTGACATAACCATCATGATCCTGATTTGTCTTAACATGGTGACCATGATGGTCGAAACAGACGATCAAAGCGAGACCAAAACAGACATCCTCTACAAAATCAACCTGGTCTTCATCGTCATCTTCACTGGAGAGTGTGTGCTAAAGATGTTTGCCTTGCGCTACTACTTCTTCACCATTGGCTGGAACATCTTTGACTTTGTGGTGGTCATCCTCTCCATCGCAG GCATTGTCCTCTCAGACATCATAGAGAAGTACTTTGTGTCACCCACGCTCTTCAGGGTCATCAGGCTGGCGAGGATCGGCCGCGTCCTCCGGCTGATCCGAGGAGCTAAAGGCATCCGGACGCTGCTCTTCGCTCTCATGATGTCCCTCCCTGCCCTGTTCAACATCGGCCTCCTGCTCTTCCTTGTCATGTTCATCTACTCCATCTTTGGGATGTCCAACTTTGCCTACGTGAAGAAGGAGGCGGGAATTGATGACATCTTCAACTTTGAGACTTTTGGGAACAGCATCATCTGCCTCTTCCAGATCACCACGTCGGCCGGATGGGATGGGCTGCTCAGCCCGATCCTAAACAGCGGTCCCCCCGACTGCGACCCCAACCTGGAGAATCCTGGCAGCTCAATAAAGGGCAACTGCGGCAACCCATCCATCGGCATCTTCTTCTTCTGCAGCTACATCATCATCTCCTTCCTCATCGTGGTCAACATGTACATCGCCATCATCCTGGAGAACTTCAACGTGGCCACGGAGGAGAGCAGCGAGCCCCTCTGCGAAGACGATTTTGAGATGTTCTATGAAATCTGGGAGAAATTTGACCCGGATGCCACCCAGTTCATTGCGTACAGCACTTTGTCTGATTTTGTGGACACCCTACAGGAGCCGCTCAAAATCCCCAAGCCAAACAAGATCAAGCTGATCACCATGGATTTACCAATGGTTGCTGGGGACAAAATCCACTGCCTGGACATCCTCTTTGCCCTGACAAAGGAAGTGTTGGGGGACTCCGGAGAGATGGACGCCTTGAAGGACACCATGGAGGAGAAGTTCATGGCTGCCAACCCCTCAAAGGTCTCCTATgaacccatcaccaccactcTGAAGAGGAAACACGAAGAGGTGTGCGCAACGAAAATCCAGCGGGCGTTCCGGAGGTACCTGCTGAGGCGCTCGGTCAAGCAGGCATCCTACATGTACCGGCACAGCAAGGATGTGGAGGCACTGCTTGGGGACGCCCCTGAGAAGGAAGGTCTGATTGCAACCAAAATGCACGAGATATATGGGAACAGTGGGACCGATGCAGAGGTGGGTGCCGCTATTGATCTCGCACCCGTCCCGAGCTCAGAGACTCAAAGTGCTCCCGTAGAAGCAAAGCCAGCGGGTGGGCAGCGCGTGGTGAAAGAGTCGTTGGTATAA
- the SCN4A gene encoding sodium channel protein type 4 subunit alpha isoform X1, translating to MFIMITILTNCVFMTMSNPPAWSKNVEYTFTGIYTFESLVKILSRGFCINDFTFLRDPWNWLDFMVISMAYITEFVDLGNISALRTFRVLRALKTITVIPGLKTIVGALIQSVKKLSDVMILTVFCLSVFALIGLQLFMGNLRHKCVRWPPLNDTLVGDFGLGDTTLANATLYGNFTDGIDGNFTGNSTFDFEAYINDEANFYFLEGALDALLCGNSSDAGKCPEGYVCMKTGRNPNYGYTSYDTFSWAFLSLFRLMTQDFWENLFQLTLRAAGKTYMIFFVVVIFLGSFYLINLILAVVAMAYAEQNDATMLEAQQKEEEFQQLMEQLKKHQEEQEKQLQDKQSSSSSLQSSVAGKKSDSDLNSDQDKAKDCNGQVVPKVVLQRSATVIEFNPANETEKSGSNHLTVGNQDGPGLEKRVGSAVSVISNTMEELEEAHQKCPSWWYKFAHMFLVWDCCYPWLKLKEFVKLVVMDPFVDLGITICIVLNTLFMAMEHYPMTEEFENVLTVGNLVFTGIFTAEMVLKLIALDPYEYFQQGWNIFDSIIVTLSLVELGLANVQGLSVLRSFRLLRVFKLAKSWPTLNMLIKIIGNSVGALGNLTLVLAIIVFIFAVVGMQLFGKSYMECVCKISLDCTLPRWHMHDFFHSFLIVFRILCGEWIETMWDCMEVAGQTMCLIVFMMVMVIGNLVVLNLFLALLLSSFSADSLAASDDDGEMNNLQIAIGRITRGIDFVKSSVLMLLRRLWKGKKVAPEEEQEPSKGDNSVLNHVDSSPDPKPDYMDGVAGKEYLLMDELDHMNFINNPNLTVQVPIASEESDLYEETSTQSDTEDAKNPLSSDNTSSLCSTVDYKPPLPEEEEVAEEAEESNEPEECFTEGCVKRFPCLHVDVTSDRGKIWWNIRKTCFLIVEHDWFETFIVFMILLSSGALAFEDIYIEQRKVIRTILEYADKVFSYIFVIEMLLKWVAYGFKVYFTNAWCWLDFLIVDVSLISLTANWLGYSELGAIKSLRTLRALRPLRALSRFEGMRVVVNALLGAIPSIMNVLLVCLIFWLIFSIMGVNLFAGKYYRCVNTTTGDLFDISVVNNKSDCLALLHTNEVRWVNVKVNFDNVGLGYLSLLQVATFKGWMDIMYAAVDSREIEEQPVYEINLYMYIYFVIFIIFGAFFTLNLFIGVIIDNFNQQKKKFGGKDIFMTEEQKKYYNAMKKLGSKKPQKPIPRPSNKFQGMVFDFVTKQVFDITIMILICLNMVTMMVETDDQSETKTDILYKINLVFIVIFTGECVLKMFALRYYFFTIGWNIFDFVVVILSIAGIVLSDIIEKYFVSPTLFRVIRLARIGRVLRLIRGAKGIRTLLFALMMSLPALFNIGLLLFLVMFIYSIFGMSNFAYVKKEAGIDDIFNFETFGNSIICLFQITTSAGWDGLLSPILNSGPPDCDPNLENPGSSIKGNCGNPSIGIFFFCSYIIISFLIVVNMYIAIILENFNVATEESSEPLCEDDFEMFYEIWEKFDPDATQFIAYSTLSDFVDTLQEPLKIPKPNKIKLITMDLPMVAGDKIHCLDILFALTKEVLGDSGEMDALKDTMEEKFMAANPSKVSYEPITTTLKRKHEEVCATKIQRAFRRYLLRRSVKQASYMYRHSKDVEALLGDAPEKEGLIATKMHEIYGNSGTDAEVGAAIDLAPVPSSETQSAPVEAKPAGGQRVVKESLV from the exons ATGTTCATCATGATCACCATTTTAACCAACTGTGTGTTTATGACGATGAGCAACCCCCCGGCGTGGTCCAAGAACGTGGA ATACACCTTCACTGGAATATACACCTTCGAGTCCCTCGTCAAGATACTGTCAAGAGGTTTCTGCATCAATGACTTTACATTCCTGCGCGACCCGTGGAACTGGCTGGACTTCATGGTCATCTCCATGGC CTACATCACTGAGTTTGTGGACCTGGGGAACATCTCTGCTCTCAGAACCTTCCGTGTCCTCCGTGCCTTGAAAACCATCACGGTGATCCCAG GGCTGAAGACGATCGTGGGGGCACTGATCCAGTCGGTGAAGAAGCTCTCGGATGTCATGATCCTCACTGTCTTCTGCCTGAGCGTCTTCGCCCTCATCGGCCTCCAGCTCTTCATGGGGAACCTCCGGCACAAGTGTGTGAGGTGGCCGCCCCTCAATGACACTTTGGTGGGGGACTTTGGGCTGGGCGACACCACGTTGGCCAACGCAACGCTCTACGGCAACTTCACTGATGGCATTGATGGCAACTTCACAGGCAACAGCACCTTCGATTTTGAAGCCTACATCAACGATGAAG CAAATTTCTACTTTCTGGAGGGAGCGCTCGATGCCCTGCTCTGTGGGAACAGCAGCGATGCTGG GAAGTGCCCAGAGGGGTATGTGTGCATGAAGACGGGCAGGAACCCCAACTATGGCTACACCAGCTACGACACCTTCAGCTGGGctttcctctccctcttccGCCTCATGACACAGGACTTCTGGGAGAACCTCTTCCAGCTG ACTCTGCGTGCAGCAGGGAAAACGTACATGATCTTCTTCGTGGTGGTGATATTCCTGGGTTCCTTCTACCTCATCAACCTCATCCTGGCTGTGGTGGCCATGGCCTATGCAGAGCAAAACGATGCCACAATGCTGGAGGcgcagcagaaggaagaggagtTCCAGCAGCTCATGGAGCAGCTGAAGAAGCACCAGGAGGAGCAGGAGAAGCAG TTGCAGGACAAGCAGTCCAGCAGCAGTTCCCTGCAGAGCAGCGTGGCTGGGAAGAAGAGCGACTCGGATCTGAACAGCGACCAGGACAAGGCAAAGGACTGCAATGGGCAGGTGGTCCCCAAGGTCGTGCTGCAGCGCTCTGCCACGGTGATTGAA TTCAACCCAGCCAATGAGACAGAGAAATCAGGCTCCAACCATCTCACCGTGGGCAACCAAGATGGGCCAGGGCTCGAGAAGAGGGTGGGGAGTGCCGTCAGTGTCATCTCCAACACCATGGAAG AGCTGGAGGAAGCTCACCAGAAGTGCCCGTCCTGGTGGTACAAATTTGCCCACATGTTTCTGGTGTGGGACTGCTGCTATCCATGGCTGAAGCTGAAGGAATTTGTCAAACTGGTGGTGATGGACCCCTTCGTGGACCTGGGCATCACCATCTGCATCGTGCTCAACACACTGTTCATGGCCATGGAGCACTACCCCATGACAGAGGAGTTTGAGAACGTGCTGACTGTGGGGAACCTG GTCTTCACGGGGATCTTCACAGCAGAGATGGTGCTGAAGCTCATCGCTCTGGACCCCTATGAGTACTTCCAGCAGGGCTGGAATATCTTTGACAGCATCATCGTCACGTTGAGCCTGGTGGAGCTGGGGCTGGCCAACGTGCAGGGGCTCTCCGTGCTGCGCTCCTTCCGCTTG CTGAGAGTCTTCAAATTGGCCAAGTCTTGGCCCACCCTCAACATGCTCATCAAGATCATCGGCAACTCAGTGGGCGCCCTCGGGAATCTGACACTGGTGCTGGCCATCATCGTCTTCATCTTCGCCGTGGTGGGGATGCAGCTCTTTGGGAAGAGCTACATGGAGTGCGTCTGCAAGATCTCCCTCGACTGCACACTGCCCCGCTGGCACATGCATGACTTCTTCCACTCCTTCCTCATTGTCTTCCGCATCCTATGCGGCGAATGGATCGAGACCATGTGGGACTGCATGGAGGTGGCCGGTCAGACCATGTGCCTCATCGTCTTCATGATGGTCATGGTCATCGGGAACCTGGTG GTGCTCAACCTGTTCTTGGCTTTGCTGCTGAGCTCCTTCAGCGCCGACAGCCTGGCAGCCTCTGATGATGATGGTGAGATGAACAACCTGCAGATCGCCATCGGCCGGATCACCAGGGGCATCGACTTCGTGAAGTCTTCTGTCCTCATGCTGCTCCGAAGGCTGTGGAAGGGCAAAAAGGTGGCCCCGGAGGAAGAGCAGGAGCCCAGCAAAGGGGACAACTCCGTGCTGAACCACGTGGATAGCAGCCCGGATCCCAAGCCAGATTACATGGACGGAGTCGCGGGGAAGGAATATTTGTTGATGGACGAGCTGGACCACATGAATTTCATCAACAATCCCAACCTGACTGTGCAGGTCCCCATCGCCTCGGAGGAGTCCGACCTCTACGAGGAGACGAGCACTCAGTCTGACACTGAGGATGCCAAG AACCCCCTTTCCAGTGACAACACCTCATCCCTGTGCAGCACCGTGGACTACAAGCCACCGCTgcctgaggaggaggaggtggccGAAGAGGCTGAAGAGAGCAATGAGCCCGAGGAGTGCTTCACTGAAG GCTGCGTCAAGAGGTTTCCCTGTCTCCACGTGGACGTCACCAGTGACAGAGGGAAGATCTGGTGGAACATCAGGAAAACCTGCTTCCTCATCGTGGAGCACGACTGGTTTGAGACCTTCATCGTCTTCATGATCCTCCTCAGCAGCGGGGCGCTG GCCTTTGAGGACATCTACATAGAGCAGCGGAAGGTGATCCGCACCATCCTGGAGTACGCTGATAAGGTCTTCTCCTACATCTTCGTCATTGAGATGCTGCTCAAGTGGGTGGCCTATGGCTTCAAGGTCTACTTCACCAACGCGTGGTGCTGGCTGGATTTCCTCATCGTCGAC GTCTCCCTCATCAGCCTGACAGCCAACTGGCTGGGATACTCTGAGCTGGGAGCCATCAAATCTCTGCGGACACTGAGAGCACTGAGACCTCTGCGCGCCCTGTCCAGATTTGAAGGCATGAGG GTGGTGGTAAACGCCTTGCTGGGTGCCATCCCCTCCATCATGAACGTCCTGCTGGTCTGCCTCATCTTCTGGCTGATATTCAGCATCATGGGGGTGAACCTCTTTGCAGGGAAGTACTACCGGTGCGTCAACACCACCACGGGGGACCTCTTTGACATCAGTGTGGTGAACAATAAGAGCGACTGCCTGGCTCTCCTCCACACCAACGAGGTCAGATGGGTCAACGTCAAAGTCAACTTCGACAACGTGGGCTTGGGATACCTGTCCTTGCTGCAGGTG GCGACCTTCAAAGGTTGGATGGACATCATGTACGCCGCTGTGGACTCACGTGAG ATTGAAGAGCAGCCAGTGTACGAGATCAACCTCTACATGTACATCTACTTTGtcatcttcatcatctttgGAGCCTTCTTCACCCTCAACCTCTTCATCGGCGTCATCATTGACAACTTCaaccagcagaagaaaaag TTTGGAGGCAAAGACATCTTCAtgacagaagagcagaagaaatactATAATGCCATGAAGAAGCTCGGCTCCAAGAAACCCCAGAAGCCCATCCCCAGGCCCTCG AACAAGTTTCAAGGGATGGTGTTTGACTTTGTTACCAAGCAAGTGTTTGACATAACCATCATGATCCTGATTTGTCTTAACATGGTGACCATGATGGTCGAAACAGACGATCAAAGCGAGACCAAAACAGACATCCTCTACAAAATCAACCTGGTCTTCATCGTCATCTTCACTGGAGAGTGTGTGCTAAAGATGTTTGCCTTGCGCTACTACTTCTTCACCATTGGCTGGAACATCTTTGACTTTGTGGTGGTCATCCTCTCCATCGCAG GCATTGTCCTCTCAGACATCATAGAGAAGTACTTTGTGTCACCCACGCTCTTCAGGGTCATCAGGCTGGCGAGGATCGGCCGCGTCCTCCGGCTGATCCGAGGAGCTAAAGGCATCCGGACGCTGCTCTTCGCTCTCATGATGTCCCTCCCTGCCCTGTTCAACATCGGCCTCCTGCTCTTCCTTGTCATGTTCATCTACTCCATCTTTGGGATGTCCAACTTTGCCTACGTGAAGAAGGAGGCGGGAATTGATGACATCTTCAACTTTGAGACTTTTGGGAACAGCATCATCTGCCTCTTCCAGATCACCACGTCGGCCGGATGGGATGGGCTGCTCAGCCCGATCCTAAACAGCGGTCCCCCCGACTGCGACCCCAACCTGGAGAATCCTGGCAGCTCAATAAAGGGCAACTGCGGCAACCCATCCATCGGCATCTTCTTCTTCTGCAGCTACATCATCATCTCCTTCCTCATCGTGGTCAACATGTACATCGCCATCATCCTGGAGAACTTCAACGTGGCCACGGAGGAGAGCAGCGAGCCCCTCTGCGAAGACGATTTTGAGATGTTCTATGAAATCTGGGAGAAATTTGACCCGGATGCCACCCAGTTCATTGCGTACAGCACTTTGTCTGATTTTGTGGACACCCTACAGGAGCCGCTCAAAATCCCCAAGCCAAACAAGATCAAGCTGATCACCATGGATTTACCAATGGTTGCTGGGGACAAAATCCACTGCCTGGACATCCTCTTTGCCCTGACAAAGGAAGTGTTGGGGGACTCCGGAGAGATGGACGCCTTGAAGGACACCATGGAGGAGAAGTTCATGGCTGCCAACCCCTCAAAGGTCTCCTATgaacccatcaccaccactcTGAAGAGGAAACACGAAGAGGTGTGCGCAACGAAAATCCAGCGGGCGTTCCGGAGGTACCTGCTGAGGCGCTCGGTCAAGCAGGCATCCTACATGTACCGGCACAGCAAGGATGTGGAGGCACTGCTTGGGGACGCCCCTGAGAAGGAAGGTCTGATTGCAACCAAAATGCACGAGATATATGGGAACAGTGGGACCGATGCAGAGGTGGGTGCCGCTATTGATCTCGCACCCGTCCCGAGCTCAGAGACTCAAAGTGCTCCCGTAGAAGCAAAGCCAGCGGGTGGGCAGCGCGTGGTGAAAGAGTCGTTGGTATAA